The following proteins are encoded in a genomic region of Arachis ipaensis cultivar K30076 chromosome B02, Araip1.1, whole genome shotgun sequence:
- the LOC107627176 gene encoding putative disease resistance protein At3g14460 — protein MHDPGTFTSNKLASLHMYSENLITLLSLIIMAGAVIGGAFLSGFINVVFDRFLSVEAANLVLGEKLGPDLVERLQTALLAAEALVLDAEQKQLGNEPVRKWLHSLRDAVYKADDLLDSVFTKAATRKEVPVSTFLPRFIMNYKDREMIIEIKRVVRRIEDLEKCKESLGLEKIPTRSSSSWRTPSTSLVRENVYGREDDQVALIKMLYDNNQHQLSVISVVGIGGVGKTTLAQCVYNNAELMKRFDLKAWICVSENFDIVEITKNVIKEISRDASCLENFNSLQLALKGLLSKKKFFIVLDDVWSNDGHEWSNFIIPFQYGAMGSTIFITTRRENVGSIVQNYRPYFLNGLSDEYCWSVFADNASFPKISNGSSELEGIGRKIVKKCDGLPLAAETLGRLLRTKHDVKEWSKILMSNIWGFSVTDSKIIPALFISYFHLPAYLKRCFVYCSLYPKGNQFDKDELVLLWMAEDLLPPAKRGETLVEIGRECFDDLASKLFFKQVQDNGGYFVMHDLLHDLAKFLAGDFFCCLEEHGEEEEIRTMTHHLSYRSLRHTMPKYFCSIDKAKSLRTFLHINHLPRRKMSHHNLLPPSFGMESAARDVLSKFKYLRVLSFHKLDVLPDLIGELIHLRYLDLSWTHIRVLPESLCNLYNLQTLKLQNCLNLTMLPNGMHNLVKLQHLDIRRTPLEEMPREMGKLKYLQHLNCFVVGKQEDNGIKELGGLSNLHEALEILKLENVTSSSEAMAARISDKIHIDELSLRWSLDGDVVSNTQVERNILENLHPHYGLKKLIIEGYRGTMFPNWIGHCLYHNITSVSLVSCNNCCMLPSLGQLQSLRSLDIEGFGQLDSIGIEFYKNRDNDSLCIAPFPSLEFLKFCNMPCLEVWHSFDSYAFPQLKKLQLQNCPLLKGDLPNHLPALERLDITGCQRFVSPLSGVLEIHTLHIYETTEGSQELLFDMKNLLIRGCHPEVESMSKAMSINHLAFLKVMHIFNYSSAVALPSNHFPKSLARLRIDNCSKVEFPKQQQQQYDLVELVIENSCDSLTSFSLELFPKLELLQIRKCASMESLSMSLSQHTALHRLVISKCPNFVSFPGEGLAMPNLAYFVVMKCYKLKSLPCHMNVLLPSLEFLNIYGCPGIQAFPEGGLPPNLKKLYVGGCDMQLSSLSSMGNFEALTRLNIEGAGCDSIKSFPQVGSLPRLPSLNRLGLHHFHNLETLECNELLHLNFLQQLIIEECPKLENMTGKKLPSSLLQLQIDYCPLLLQLCEMKDPKVWAKISHIPIIEVNGKQIL, from the coding sequence ATGCATGATCCAGGAACTTTTACAAGTAACAAGCTTGCTTCTCTTCACATGTATTCTGAAAACTTGATCACTTTGCTCTCATTGATTATCATGGCTGGAGCAGTGATTGGTGGAGCTTTTCTTTCTGGCTTCATTAACGTTGTCTTTGACAGGTTCCTTTCTGTTGAGGCTGCCAACTTGGTCTTAGGCGAGAAGCTTGGCCCTGACTTGGTTGAGAGGCTGCAGACTGCTCTCTTGGCAGCTGAAGCTTTGGTTTTGGACGCCGAGCAGAAGCAGCTTGGGAATGAGCCTGTCAGGAAATGGCTCCATAGTCTCAGGGATGCTGTTTACAAAGCTGATGACTTGCTAGATTCTGTCTTCACTAAAGCCGCCACTCGAAAAGAGGTACCGGTGAGTACTTTCTTGCCCCGTTTCATCATGAATTACAAAGATAGAGAGATGATTATTGAGATTAAAAGAGTGGTTAGAAGAATAGAAGATCTTGAGAAATGCAAAGAAAGCCTTGGTCTGGAAAAAATTCCCACTAGAAGTTCCTCATCATGGAGAACTCCATCTACTTCTCTTGTGAGAGAGAATGTGTATGGCAGGGAGGATGATCAGGTGGCCTTAATCAAGATGCTATACGACAACAATCAACATCAGCTATCTGTGATTTCTGTTGTTGGAATAGGTGGAGTTGGTAAAACAACTTTGGCACAATGTGTGTACAATAATGCTGAGTTGATGAAGCGGTTTGATCTGAAAGCATGGATTTGTGTTTCAGAAAATTTTGATATTGTTGAAATTACAAAGAATGTTATAAAGGAGATTTCTCGAGATGCATCTTGTCTTGAGAATTTCAATTCGCTTCAACTTGCCTTGAAGGGACTGTTGTCTAAAAAGAAGTTCTTTATTGTTCTTGATGATGTTTGGAGTAATGATGGTCATGAATGGAGTAATTTTATAATCCCTTTTCAATATGGGGCTATGGGAAGTACTATTTTTATAACTACTCGAAGGGAAAATGTTGGATCGATAGTCCAAAATTATCGACCTTACTTCCTCAACGGGTTGTCGGATGAATACTGTTGGTCAGTGTTTGCAGATAATGCATCTTTTCCTAAAATATCGAATGGGAGTTCAGAACTAGAAGGAATAGGAAGAAAGATTGTCAAGAAGTGTGATGGCTTGCCATTAGCTGCAGAAACACTTGGACGCTTGTTGCGCACAAAGCATGATGTTAAGGAATGGAGCAAAATATTAATGAGCAACATTTGGGGATTCTCCGTGACAGATAGTAAGATTATTCCAGCATTGTTTATAAGTTACTTTCATCTTCCTGCATATTTAAAGCGTTGTTTTGTTTACTGCTCACTATATCCCAAAGGTAATCAATTTGATAAAGATGAATTAGTGTTACTGTGGATGGCCGAAGATCTCTTACCACCAGCGAAGAGAGGAGAGACTTTAGTAGAAATTGGTCGTGAATGTTTTGATGACTTAGCTTCCAAGTTATTTTTTAAACAAGTTCAAGATAATGGTGGGTATTTTGTGATGCATGATCTATTGCATGACTTAGCGAAATTCCTTGCTGGGGACTTCTTTTGTTGTTTAGAAGAACATGGTGAAGAAGAGGAGATCAGGACTATGACTCATCATTTGTCATATAGAAGTTTGCGCCATACAATGCCAAAATATTTTTGTTCCATTGATAAGGCAAAATCTTTGCGGACATTTTTGCATATCAATCATCTTCCTCGAAGGAAAATGTCGCATCACAATCTTCTACCTCCTTCTTTCGGCATGGAAAGTGCAGCACGTGACGTGTTATCTAAGTTCAAGTACTTGAGAGTTTTATCTTTTCATAAACTTGATGTGTTGCCTGATTTAATAGGTGAATTGATTCACCTACGTTATTTGGATCTCTCTTGGACTCATATTAGAGTATTGCCAGAGTCATTGTGCAACTTATACAATCTACAAACATTGAAGTTACAAAACTGTTTGAATCTAACAATGTTGCCCAATGGCATGCATAATCTTGTAAAGCTGCAACATCTTGATATCCGAAGAACCCCTTTGGAAGAAATGCCGAGAGAAATGGGCAAACTGAAATATTTGCAGCATTTAAATTGCTTTGTTGTGGGAAAACAGGAAGACAATGGAATCAAGGAGCTAGGAGGACTTTCGAATCTTCACGAAGCACTTGAGATCCTGAAACTGGAGAATGTTACCAGTAGCAGCGAAGCAATGGCCGCAAGGATATCAGATAAGATACACATTGATGAACTGTCTTTGAGATGGTCTTTAGACGGGGATGTGGTTTCAAACACACAAGTTGAAAGAAATATACTCGAAAACCTGCATCCTCACTATGGCTTGAAAAAGTTAATAATAGAGGGATACAGGGGTACAATGTTTCCAAATTGGATTGGACATTGTTTATATCACAATATTACTAGTGTATCCCTGGTGTCTTGTAACAATTGTTGTATGCTGCCATCACTTGGTCAGCTGCAATCTCTTCGATCCCTCGACATTGAAGGTTTTGGCCAGCTCGACAGTATTGGGATCGAGTTTTACAAGAACAGAGACAATGATTCTTTGTGCATTGCACCCTTTCCCTCATTGGAGTTTCTGAAATTTTGTAACATGCCATGTTTGGAGGTGTGGCACTCATTTGATTCATATGCTTTTCCTCAACTCAAGAAACTTCAGCTACAGAATTGTCCATTGTTAAAGGGAGATCTACCTAATCACCTTCCTGCATTGGAAAGACTTGACATTACCGGTTGCCAACGATTCGTTTCTCCATTGTCAGGGGTTTTGGAAATTCACACCCTGCACATATATGAAACTACAGAAGGGTCTCAAGAATTATTGTTTGATATGAAGAATTTATTGATTCGGGGATGTCATCCAGAGGTGGAGTCTATGTCTAAGGCAATGTCCATCAACCACTTAGCTTTTCTCAAAGTAATGCATATCTTTAATTATTCCTCTGCAGTAGCATTACCAAGCAATCATTTTCCCAAATCTTTGGCTAGACTAAGAATTGATAATTGTAGCAAAGTGGAATTCCCAAAGCAGCAGCAACAGCAATATGATTTGGTAGAGCTAGTAATAGAAAACAGCTGCGATTCACTCACCTCATTTTCATTGGAGCTCTTTCCAAAGCTTGAGCTTCTTCAAATAAGGAAGTGTGCAAGTATGGAATCACTTTCAATGTCACTGTCACAACATACTGCTCTCCATCGTCTCGTCATTAGTAAGTGTCCGAATTTTGTGTCGTTCCCAGGAGAAGGATTGGCTATGCCTAACTTGGCTTATTTCGTCGTCATGAAATGCTACAAGTTGAAGTCATTGCCTTGTCACATGAATGTCCTTCTCCCAAGTTTAGAGTTTCTCAATATATATGGTTGCCCCGGCATTCAAGCGTTTCCAGAGGGAGGCTTACCACCTAATTTGAAGAAACTTTATGTGGGAGGATGTGACATGCAATTGAGCAGTCTGTCATCGATGGGAAACTTTGAGGCCCTCACTCGTCTTAACATAGAAGGTGCTGGATGTGATAGCATAAAGTCATTCCCTCAGGTAGGTTCATTGCCTCGGCTTCCCTCCCTTAATAGGCTGGGACTCCATCATTTTCATAATTTGGAGACACTGGAATGCAATGAGCTTCTTCACCTCAACTTCCTTCAACAGTTAATAATAGAAGAATGTCCGAAACTGGAGAATATGACCGGCAAAAAGCTTCCTTCCTCTCTGTTACAACTACAAATCGATTACTGTCCTTTGCTATTACAACTGTGTGAGATGAAGGATCCAAAAGTTTGGGCCAAAATTTCCCATATCCCCATCATTGAAGTCAATGGCAAACAAATTCTCTAG